Proteins from a single region of Sinorhizobium alkalisoli:
- a CDS encoding SRPBCC family protein, with product MPSTIRLHRVLATTPDKIYRAFLEADALAKWLPPNGFACTVHHLEPTVGGTFKMSFRNFTTSTSHAFGGEYVELVPGERLRYTDRFDDPNLPGDMQVTVTLKKVSVGTELAIEQTGVPDVIPPEACYLGWQESLRNLARLVEPEIDQ from the coding sequence ATGCCCAGCACCATACGCTTGCACCGCGTTCTGGCAACCACCCCGGACAAAATCTATCGTGCGTTCCTTGAAGCAGACGCGCTTGCGAAGTGGCTTCCGCCCAACGGCTTCGCTTGCACCGTGCATCACCTGGAACCCACCGTCGGCGGCACGTTCAAAATGTCCTTTCGGAACTTCACAACGAGTACAAGCCACGCCTTTGGCGGCGAATATGTCGAGCTCGTCCCGGGCGAACGCTTGCGCTATACGGACAGGTTCGACGACCCCAACCTTCCCGGCGACATGCAGGTGACTGTGACCTTGAAGAAAGTATCGGTCGGCACCGAGCTGGCTATCGAGCAGACAGGCGTGCCGGACGTCATTCCACCCGAGGCTTGCTATCTCGGCTGGCAGGAGTCGCTGCGAAATCTGGCAAGGCTTGTCGAGCCTGAAATCGATCAATAG
- a CDS encoding PrkA family serine protein kinase, whose product MQRSESDVFDLFSEIYTSAAQEEISLQEYLLACRDDKSMYATAQERMVDAIGEPVLVDTSADERLGRIFANRTIKIYPAFSDFFGMEDTIERIVGYFRYAAQGLEERKQILYLLGPVGGGKSSLAERLKRLMEQRPVYTLMVNGQISPIFESPLGLFHPERMADLLEDKYGIARRRLTGLISPWAAKRLDEVGGDISKFSVVKLTPSRLRQICIAKTEPGDENNQDVSSLVGKVDIRQLENYSQADPDAYSHSGGLNRTTQGLLEFVEMFKAPIKVLHPLLTATQEGSYNGTENFGAFPYQGTILAHSNESEWLQFKNNRNNEAFLDRILVVKVPYCLRVTEEKMIYEKLLRESELVSNPCAPEVLEILSRFTVSTRLVPHENSSLYTKMRVYDGENLKDVDPKARSVQEYRDAAGVDEGMTGVSTRFAFKVLSETFNYDTKEVSADPVHLMYIMEQAIKREQFPKESEAAYLDFIKSELATRYAEFIGHEIQKAYLESYSEYGQNLFDRYIAYADAWLEDQDFKDPDTGQILNRKILDSELSQIEKPAGIANPKDFRNEVVKFTLRARARNHGRNPGWTSYEKLREVIEKRMFGQVEDLLPVISFGSKKDSATEKQHAEFVQRMKERGYTERQVRRLVDWYMRVNKAG is encoded by the coding sequence ATGCAAAGGAGTGAATCTGACGTCTTCGACCTCTTTTCGGAGATCTATACGAGTGCAGCGCAAGAAGAGATAAGCCTACAGGAATATCTTCTCGCATGTCGTGACGACAAGAGTATGTACGCCACCGCTCAGGAGCGGATGGTGGACGCCATTGGAGAACCGGTTCTCGTCGATACAAGCGCTGACGAGCGCTTGGGACGGATTTTTGCCAATCGAACCATCAAGATCTATCCGGCCTTTTCCGATTTCTTCGGCATGGAGGACACGATCGAGCGGATCGTCGGCTACTTCCGTTACGCTGCCCAGGGTCTGGAGGAACGCAAGCAGATTCTCTATCTCCTGGGGCCGGTCGGCGGCGGCAAGTCCTCGCTTGCCGAGCGGCTGAAGAGGCTGATGGAACAGCGGCCGGTCTACACGCTGATGGTCAACGGACAGATCAGCCCGATCTTCGAATCGCCCCTCGGCCTCTTTCATCCCGAGCGCATGGCCGATCTTCTCGAGGACAAGTACGGTATCGCCCGGCGAAGGCTGACCGGCCTGATCTCGCCCTGGGCGGCGAAGAGACTCGACGAGGTCGGCGGCGACATATCGAAGTTCAGCGTCGTCAAGCTGACCCCGTCGCGGCTGCGCCAGATCTGCATCGCCAAGACGGAGCCCGGCGATGAAAACAATCAGGATGTCTCCTCGCTCGTCGGCAAGGTCGATATCCGGCAGCTCGAGAACTACAGCCAGGCAGATCCCGACGCCTATTCCCATAGCGGCGGGCTCAATCGCACCACTCAGGGCCTGCTTGAATTCGTCGAGATGTTCAAGGCTCCGATCAAGGTCCTGCATCCGCTGCTGACGGCGACCCAGGAGGGCAGCTATAACGGTACGGAGAATTTCGGCGCCTTTCCCTATCAGGGGACCATTCTTGCGCACTCCAACGAATCGGAGTGGCTGCAGTTCAAGAACAACCGCAACAACGAGGCGTTTCTGGACCGCATCCTGGTGGTCAAGGTGCCCTATTGCCTGCGCGTAACCGAAGAGAAGATGATCTACGAGAAGCTTCTCCGCGAAAGCGAACTGGTAAGCAATCCGTGCGCGCCGGAAGTTCTGGAAATACTGAGCCGGTTCACGGTCTCGACCCGTCTCGTCCCGCACGAGAACTCTTCGCTCTATACGAAGATGCGCGTCTATGACGGCGAGAACCTCAAGGACGTCGATCCGAAGGCACGTTCGGTCCAGGAATATCGCGACGCGGCTGGTGTCGACGAAGGCATGACCGGCGTCAGCACGCGCTTCGCCTTCAAGGTCCTTTCCGAGACCTTCAACTACGATACCAAGGAGGTCTCCGCCGATCCGGTACACCTCATGTATATCATGGAACAGGCGATCAAGCGCGAGCAGTTCCCGAAGGAATCCGAGGCGGCCTATCTCGATTTCATCAAATCGGAACTGGCCACACGCTATGCGGAGTTCATCGGTCACGAGATCCAGAAAGCCTATCTGGAATCCTACAGCGAATACGGCCAGAACCTTTTCGACCGCTATATCGCCTATGCCGATGCCTGGCTCGAGGACCAGGACTTCAAGGATCCGGATACGGGGCAGATCCTCAACCGCAAGATACTGGACAGCGAGTTGTCGCAGATCGAGAAGCCGGCGGGCATTGCCAATCCGAAGGATTTCCGCAACGAGGTGGTCAAGTTCACGCTCAGGGCGCGCGCCAGGAACCACGGGCGCAATCCTGGCTGGACCAGCTACGAGAAGCTACGCGAAGTCATCGAAAAGCGTATGTTCGGTCAGGTCGAGGACCTGCTGCCGGTGATCAGCTTCGGCTCCAAGAAGGACAGCGCCACCGAGAAACAGCATGCCGAATTCGTTCAGCGGATGAAGGAGCGCGGTTATACAGAACGGCAGGTACGCAGGCTCGTCGATTGGTACATGCGGGTAAACAAGGCGGGTTAG
- a CDS encoding YeaH/YhbH family protein — protein MPNFIDRRLNPKDKSLGNRQRFLKRAREELKRVIKERVKSGKIADVDAEHNVSMPARGVSEPSFQPDRHSGEKQYVLPGNREFAPGDRLPKKGGGGGARGAGAGTGKSEDDFQFVLSREEVLDLFFEDLELPDMVKLNLKESVAFKRRRAGFTASGSPTNINVGRTMRNSFGRRIALRRPSRREVEKLAGEIAKLEAAPGAQTKNKQRLEEMRQTLDKLERRRRRIAYVDPVDIRFNRFEPQPLPNASAVMFCLMDVSASMGEREKDLAKRFFVLLHLFLKRRYERIDIVFIRHTDEAGEVDENTFFYSKQSGGTIVSTALEEMLRVIRERYPAREWNIYAAQASDGENISGDSERCASLLQDELMRLCQYYAYVEIIDERETEIFGTTDNGTSLWRAYRTVDDEWPNFQMTRIAKPADIYPVFRKLFGKQQTVQLHK, from the coding sequence ATGCCGAATTTCATCGACCGCCGCCTTAATCCGAAGGACAAGAGTCTCGGCAACAGGCAGCGCTTCCTGAAGCGCGCGCGCGAGGAACTGAAGCGCGTCATCAAGGAGCGAGTAAAATCAGGCAAGATCGCCGACGTCGACGCCGAGCACAACGTGTCGATGCCCGCCCGCGGCGTCAGCGAGCCGAGCTTTCAGCCCGACAGGCATAGCGGCGAAAAGCAGTATGTCCTGCCGGGAAACCGTGAGTTCGCACCCGGGGACCGTCTCCCGAAGAAGGGCGGCGGCGGAGGGGCAAGAGGCGCGGGTGCCGGCACCGGCAAAAGCGAGGACGATTTCCAATTCGTCCTCTCGCGCGAAGAGGTGCTCGACCTCTTTTTCGAAGACCTGGAACTCCCGGACATGGTGAAGCTCAACCTGAAGGAGTCCGTCGCCTTCAAGCGGCGCCGCGCCGGCTTTACCGCAAGCGGCTCTCCCACGAACATTAATGTCGGGCGGACGATGCGCAACAGTTTCGGGCGCCGTATTGCTCTGAGGCGTCCTTCGCGGCGGGAGGTCGAGAAACTCGCCGGAGAAATCGCCAAACTCGAGGCGGCGCCGGGTGCGCAGACGAAGAACAAGCAGCGACTCGAGGAGATGCGCCAGACCCTCGACAAGCTGGAACGACGGCGCCGACGGATCGCCTATGTCGATCCGGTCGACATCCGCTTCAATCGCTTCGAACCGCAGCCGCTGCCGAATGCAAGCGCGGTGATGTTTTGCCTCATGGACGTTTCCGCCTCGATGGGCGAGCGCGAGAAGGATCTCGCCAAGCGCTTCTTCGTGCTGCTGCACCTTTTCCTGAAGCGGCGTTACGAGCGCATCGATATCGTCTTCATCCGCCATACGGACGAGGCCGGCGAGGTCGACGAGAACACGTTTTTCTACAGCAAGCAGAGCGGCGGCACGATCGTGTCCACGGCGCTCGAGGAAATGCTCCGCGTCATCCGGGAGCGCTATCCGGCGCGCGAGTGGAATATCTACGCCGCACAGGCCTCGGACGGAGAGAACATTTCCGGTGATTCGGAGCGTTGCGCTTCGCTGCTCCAGGACGAGCTGATGCGGCTATGCCAGTACTACGCCTATGTGGAGATCATCGACGAGCGCGAAACCGAGATTTTCGGCACCACCGACAACGGAACGTCGCTCTGGCGCGCCTATCGCACCGTCGACGACGAATGGCCCAACTTCCAGATGACCCGAATAGCGAAGCCGGCGGATATCTATCCGGTGTTCCGCAAGCTGTTCGGCAAGCAGCAGACCGTGCAGTTGCACAAGTGA
- a CDS encoding SpoVR family protein, producing MPQGAASNLLFQGSDWNFETLARTYDAIEKIGIDELGLDVYPNQLEIISSEQMLDAYSSVGMPLMYQHWSFGKRFVFEDHLYRKGRRGLAYELVINSNPCITYLMEENTMAMQALVTAHAAFGHNHFFKNNYLFRQWTDASAILNYMDFAKKYIAKCEERHGTAAVESILDSAHALMDQGVFRYRRPPRLSSEKERERMRERLEYEEQTYSDLWRTLPPSSENSDPSEVERDVTERKKALNLPEENLLYFLEKTSLILEPWQREILRIVRVIAQYFYPQRQTKVMNEGCATYVHYTIMNRLFDRGQISEGAMLEILQSHTNVVFQPAFDDPRFPGLNPYALGFAMMQEIERICVDPTPEDRDWFPEIAGTGNWRETLLDAWANHRDESFVLQYLSPSLIRKFRLFLLTDEADDNYCEVASIHNERGYEAIRTALARSYDIGANQPDIQVMDVDLLGDRHLRLQHNVKNGVLLDEDSRDDTLRHVRHLWGYDVSIAGVDSETGETLYECTTADLSGE from the coding sequence ATGCCACAGGGCGCGGCCTCAAACCTTCTGTTCCAGGGCTCGGACTGGAACTTCGAGACGCTCGCGCGCACCTACGACGCCATCGAGAAGATCGGTATCGATGAACTCGGGCTGGACGTCTATCCGAACCAGCTCGAAATCATATCCTCCGAGCAGATGCTCGACGCCTATTCATCCGTCGGCATGCCGCTGATGTATCAGCACTGGTCCTTCGGCAAGCGCTTCGTATTCGAGGATCACCTCTATCGCAAGGGCCGTCGCGGCCTGGCCTACGAGCTGGTCATCAACTCCAATCCCTGCATCACCTATCTGATGGAGGAAAACACCATGGCCATGCAGGCCCTGGTGACCGCTCACGCCGCTTTCGGCCACAATCATTTCTTCAAAAACAACTACCTGTTCCGGCAATGGACCGATGCCAGTGCGATCCTGAACTATATGGATTTCGCCAAAAAATATATCGCCAAATGCGAGGAGCGCCACGGCACGGCCGCAGTGGAGTCCATTCTCGACTCCGCTCATGCGCTCATGGACCAGGGCGTCTTCCGCTACCGGCGACCTCCGCGACTCTCTTCGGAAAAGGAGCGGGAGCGAATGCGCGAGCGGCTGGAATATGAGGAGCAGACCTATAGCGACCTGTGGCGCACGCTTCCGCCCTCGAGCGAAAACAGCGATCCCAGCGAGGTTGAACGGGACGTAACGGAGCGCAAGAAGGCGCTGAACCTGCCCGAAGAGAACCTGCTCTATTTCCTGGAGAAGACCAGCCTGATCCTGGAGCCCTGGCAGAGGGAAATCCTGCGCATCGTCCGGGTTATCGCGCAATATTTCTATCCGCAGCGGCAAACGAAGGTGATGAACGAAGGATGTGCGACCTATGTTCACTACACCATCATGAACCGGCTGTTCGATCGCGGTCAGATCAGCGAAGGCGCCATGCTCGAGATTCTGCAGAGTCATACCAATGTCGTTTTCCAGCCGGCCTTCGACGACCCGCGCTTTCCCGGCCTGAACCCCTATGCCCTCGGATTCGCGATGATGCAGGAAATCGAGCGCATCTGCGTCGACCCGACGCCGGAGGATCGTGACTGGTTTCCGGAGATCGCGGGGACGGGGAACTGGCGAGAGACGCTGCTCGACGCCTGGGCAAACCACCGGGACGAATCCTTCGTCCTGCAATATCTGAGCCCGTCTCTGATACGGAAATTCAGGCTGTTCCTGCTCACCGACGAGGCAGACGACAACTATTGCGAAGTCGCTTCCATCCATAACGAGCGCGGATACGAGGCCATCCGCACCGCACTTGCCCGCAGCTACGACATCGGCGCCAACCAGCCTGACATCCAGGTGATGGACGTGGACCTTTTGGGCGACCGCCATCTGCGGCTGCAGCACAACGTCAAGAATGGCGTCCTCCTCGATGAGGACAGCCGGGACGACACACTGCGCCATGTTCGCCATCTCTGGGGATATGACGTCAGCATCGCCGGCGTCGATAGCGAAACCGGCGAGACCCTATACGAATGCACGACGGCGGACCTGTCCGGCGAGTGA
- a CDS encoding peptide deformylase, with protein sequence MAIRPIVKFPNASLNTPTEPVSQFDDDLQRLAGDLVETMRAAPGIGITAAHVGILKRLTVIELDRETGPRHFVNPEIVWRSDETARHSEGSVSMPGISEEVERPARIRVRYHTLSGEMREEEADGLMAVCLQHEIDQLDGLFWTRRLSRLKRERAAKRFEKTRDAPAH encoded by the coding sequence ATGGCAATCCGACCAATCGTCAAATTCCCGAATGCGTCGCTGAATACGCCCACAGAGCCCGTCAGCCAATTCGACGATGACTTGCAACGCCTTGCCGGCGACTTGGTAGAGACCATGCGCGCCGCTCCGGGCATCGGGATCACGGCAGCGCACGTCGGCATCCTCAAGCGGCTGACCGTCATCGAGCTCGACCGGGAGACAGGACCGCGCCATTTCGTCAATCCGGAAATCGTATGGCGCTCCGACGAGACGGCGCGCCACAGCGAGGGCAGCGTTTCGATGCCCGGCATTTCCGAAGAAGTCGAGCGGCCAGCGCGTATCCGCGTCCGATATCACACGCTTTCGGGTGAAATGCGGGAGGAAGAGGCCGACGGACTGATGGCCGTCTGCCTTCAGCATGAAATCGACCAGCTGGATGGCCTGTTCTGGACCCGGCGACTGTCGCGGCTGAAGCGGGAGCGTGCGGCAAAGCGATTCGAGAAGACGCGCGACGCTCCGGCTCATTGA
- the mgtE gene encoding magnesium transporter encodes MSNTDDDRDFDEVTAFDGSDIYADDGSVRSDFLMHVGAAIADRDTIYLRQHVAGLHASELGDLLEAIQPEQRLALVSLLGKEFDLAALTEVDEAIRLDIVEHLPNEQIAEAIGEMDSDDAVYILEDLDQEDQEEILAKLPFTERVRLRRSLDYPESTAGRRMQTEFVAVPPFWTVGQTIDYMREDEDLPDSFSQIFVIDPTFKLLGAVDLDRVLRTKRSVKIDAIMRDTSHAIPAEMDQEEAAQLFEQYDLLSAAVVDDNGRLVGVLTIDDVVDVIQEEAEEDLLRLGGVGDEELSDSVGGASRSRIPWLFVNSVTAFLSATVIGLFDATIQQIVALAILMPIVAGMGGNAGAQTMTVTVRALATRALDTHNAPRIIRREAGVGLLNGLVFGAFIGVVAGLWFQNVHIGGIIATAMLINMIAAALAGILIPIVLDKSGADPAVSSAVFVTAVTDVIGFFSFLGLAAWWFNVA; translated from the coding sequence ATGAGCAACACAGATGACGACCGTGATTTCGACGAAGTCACCGCCTTTGACGGCTCGGACATCTATGCCGACGATGGCTCGGTGCGTTCGGATTTCCTCATGCATGTCGGCGCCGCGATTGCCGATCGCGACACGATCTACCTGCGCCAGCATGTTGCCGGACTGCATGCGTCCGAGTTGGGCGATCTCCTCGAAGCGATCCAGCCGGAGCAGCGTCTCGCGCTCGTGTCGCTGCTCGGAAAGGAGTTCGACCTCGCGGCCTTGACAGAGGTGGACGAGGCGATCCGGCTCGACATCGTCGAACACCTGCCGAACGAGCAGATCGCCGAAGCGATCGGCGAGATGGATTCCGACGATGCGGTTTATATTCTCGAGGACCTCGATCAGGAGGATCAGGAGGAGATCCTCGCCAAGCTGCCGTTTACCGAGCGCGTTCGCCTGCGTCGTTCGCTCGACTATCCGGAAAGCACGGCCGGCAGGCGCATGCAGACGGAGTTCGTGGCCGTCCCGCCTTTCTGGACGGTGGGCCAGACGATCGATTACATGCGCGAGGACGAGGATCTGCCTGACAGCTTCTCGCAGATTTTCGTGATCGATCCGACCTTCAAGCTGCTCGGCGCCGTCGACCTCGACCGCGTGCTGCGCACGAAGCGATCGGTGAAGATCGACGCGATCATGCGCGACACGAGCCATGCCATCCCAGCGGAAATGGACCAGGAGGAGGCGGCGCAGCTCTTCGAGCAATACGATCTTCTGTCGGCGGCCGTCGTCGACGACAATGGCCGCCTCGTCGGCGTGCTGACGATCGACGACGTGGTCGACGTGATCCAGGAAGAGGCCGAGGAGGACTTGCTGCGGCTTGGCGGCGTCGGCGATGAGGAACTGTCGGATAGCGTTGGAGGGGCATCGCGATCTCGTATCCCGTGGCTGTTCGTCAATTCGGTGACTGCCTTCCTCTCCGCTACCGTCATCGGCCTCTTCGATGCGACGATCCAGCAGATCGTTGCGCTTGCGATCCTGATGCCGATCGTTGCCGGCATGGGTGGCAATGCGGGCGCACAAACCATGACGGTTACCGTGCGCGCGCTGGCGACGCGCGCCCTCGACACCCATAACGCACCGCGGATCATTCGCCGCGAGGCGGGCGTCGGTCTCCTGAACGGTCTGGTTTTCGGCGCCTTCATCGGCGTTGTCGCCGGGCTCTGGTTCCAGAATGTCCATATTGGCGGTATCATCGCCACCGCGATGCTGATCAACATGATAGCCGCGGCGCTCGCCGGCATTCTGATTCCGATCGTTCTGGACAAGTCCGGTGCCGACCCTGCCGTCTCCTCGGCCGTCTTCGTCACGGCGGTTACGGACGTGATCGGCTTCTTCAGTTTCCTCGGCCTGGCGGCGTGGTGGTTCAACGTCGCATAA
- a CDS encoding MerR family transcriptional regulator, with translation MDKYYSITELTREFGISTRTLRFYEDEGLIHPERRGRTRLFRPADRHLIKEILRGRRIGFTIAEIREIIQVYKDPPGEMGQLQLLMKRVEEKREDLRQKRKDIEDTLAELDNVEEACLTRLAEIGVGT, from the coding sequence GTGGATAAATATTATAGCATCACGGAACTGACGCGGGAATTTGGCATCTCGACCCGAACGCTGCGCTTCTACGAGGATGAAGGACTCATTCATCCGGAGCGTCGCGGTCGTACGCGTTTGTTTCGGCCGGCCGATCGGCACTTGATCAAGGAAATTCTGCGCGGCCGGCGCATCGGCTTCACCATTGCCGAAATTCGCGAGATCATTCAGGTTTACAAGGACCCCCCGGGCGAGATGGGGCAGTTGCAACTCCTGATGAAGCGCGTCGAGGAAAAGCGCGAGGATTTGCGGCAGAAGCGCAAGGACATCGAGGATACGTTAGCCGAGCTCGACAATGTCGAGGAGGCCTGCCTGACCCGTCTCGCCGAGATTGGCGTAGGCACCTGA
- a CDS encoding methyltransferase family protein: protein MNAYRAKPLSFPWPPLIYGTAVLIALVLTRVYPIPVMNGQSWIPWLVGGALILTAIFLDLWAVKALLDRHTAVLPHRCATCLVTSGPFRYTRNPIYLGYTLVMTGAGLMSLNPWFFIMAILAVAATTLFAVRNEERHLLSRFGFEFERYCRHTTRWI, encoded by the coding sequence ATGAATGCCTATCGTGCCAAGCCGCTGAGTTTTCCATGGCCGCCGCTCATCTATGGCACGGCAGTGCTGATTGCGCTGGTCCTGACCCGCGTTTACCCGATCCCCGTCATGAACGGGCAGAGCTGGATTCCCTGGCTCGTCGGCGGCGCGTTGATCCTCACGGCAATTTTTCTCGATCTCTGGGCGGTCAAGGCGCTTCTCGACCGGCACACCGCGGTCCTGCCGCACCGTTGCGCGACTTGCTTGGTGACGAGCGGTCCCTTCCGCTACACCCGCAATCCGATCTATCTCGGCTATACCCTGGTGATGACCGGCGCCGGACTCATGTCCCTGAACCCGTGGTTCTTCATCATGGCGATCCTTGCCGTTGCCGCGACGACGCTGTTTGCCGTCCGCAACGAGGAGCGACACCTGCTCTCCCGCTTTGGTTTCGAGTTCGAACGCTATTGCCGCCATACGACGCGGTGGATCTGA
- a CDS encoding heparan-alpha-glucosaminide N-acetyltransferase: MSNSPATTIPETQIIQPGKIQRIALLDALRGLALVAMALYHFVWDLEFFGYVAAGTAGTGGWRLFARLIASSFLFLAGYSLLLGHAVQFRPQAFARRFARIAGAAALITIATWFAFPGSFIFFGILHAIAAASLVGLLFLRLPAFVAFVAAAAAFLAPLYLRSALFDIPALWWVGLSETVPRSNDYVPLLPWLAPFLAGLGTAKLLQPLLASRRSEAGRKEPKPWTRLLAYGGRHSLAIYLIHQPLLIGLVYAFSLAVPAPAMDAERAYRLNCEQACGLNSAGVSCSSFCNCTLAQLKQQNLFDDLNLGKIDVATDERIARIANQCTMDAPSGD; the protein is encoded by the coding sequence ATGTCCAATAGCCCTGCAACCACGATTCCGGAGACGCAAATCATACAGCCGGGCAAAATTCAGCGGATCGCGCTTCTGGACGCGCTTCGCGGGCTCGCGCTCGTCGCCATGGCACTTTACCATTTCGTCTGGGATCTGGAGTTTTTCGGCTATGTTGCGGCCGGTACCGCCGGAACCGGTGGCTGGCGGCTCTTTGCACGATTGATCGCCAGCAGTTTCCTGTTCCTCGCCGGCTATAGCCTGCTGCTGGGCCATGCGGTGCAATTCCGCCCGCAGGCCTTCGCGCGTCGCTTCGCCAGGATAGCAGGTGCAGCGGCACTCATCACTATCGCGACCTGGTTCGCCTTTCCGGGTTCCTTCATCTTTTTCGGCATTCTCCACGCTATCGCTGCGGCGAGCCTCGTCGGCCTGCTGTTCCTCCGCCTTCCCGCATTCGTTGCCTTTGTCGCCGCGGCCGCCGCCTTTCTCGCGCCGCTCTATCTGCGTTCGGCCCTGTTCGACATACCCGCACTCTGGTGGGTTGGACTTTCCGAAACGGTGCCGCGATCGAACGACTACGTGCCGCTGCTTCCCTGGCTGGCCCCGTTTCTCGCCGGTCTCGGAACAGCGAAGCTGCTTCAGCCTTTGCTTGCATCTCGGCGCTCCGAGGCGGGCCGAAAGGAGCCAAAACCGTGGACAAGACTCCTTGCCTACGGGGGGCGTCACAGTCTGGCCATATACCTCATTCACCAGCCGCTACTGATCGGGCTCGTCTATGCCTTCTCACTCGCGGTCCCCGCCCCTGCCATGGATGCGGAAAGGGCTTACCGGCTGAATTGCGAGCAAGCCTGTGGTCTCAACAGCGCCGGTGTCTCCTGTAGCAGCTTTTGCAACTGTACGCTGGCCCAGCTCAAGCAGCAGAACCTGTTCGACGATTTAAACCTGGGCAAGATCGACGTGGCCACGGATGAACGCATTGCGCGAATCGCCAATCAATGCACAATGGATGCACCATCAGGGGACTAG
- a CDS encoding DUF599 domain-containing protein: MTIEDYIALGIFLLLWGGFSWATDGRRNFKRVNLTRLMNEHRARWIRNSLNRDLKMIDTQIIAGLQAGTAFFASTTIFALGGCFALLGATEQVQMIFNDLPHVFRGGRAGFELKVGGLTCLFGYSFFQFGWSYRLFNYCSILMGGIPMTADMSRDRRSAEQAAERAIRMNIMAAKHFNAGLRAIFLSIGYLGWFVGPYVFIVLTGFVIFVLTRRQFFSEAREALLAEGR, encoded by the coding sequence ATGACCATCGAAGATTACATTGCGCTCGGCATATTCCTGTTGCTTTGGGGCGGGTTCAGTTGGGCGACCGACGGCCGACGCAATTTCAAACGCGTCAATTTGACGCGTTTGATGAACGAACACCGTGCGCGCTGGATCCGCAATTCGCTCAACCGCGACCTGAAGATGATCGACACCCAAATCATCGCGGGTCTTCAGGCCGGCACCGCCTTCTTCGCATCCACGACCATTTTCGCACTCGGCGGCTGTTTCGCTCTGCTCGGCGCGACCGAGCAGGTGCAGATGATCTTCAATGACCTGCCGCACGTCTTTCGCGGCGGCCGGGCGGGCTTTGAACTGAAGGTGGGGGGACTCACCTGTCTTTTCGGCTATTCCTTCTTCCAGTTCGGCTGGTCCTACCGGCTCTTCAACTACTGCTCCATCCTCATGGGCGGCATACCTATGACGGCAGACATGTCGCGCGATCGGCGGTCGGCCGAACAGGCAGCGGAGCGCGCCATACGCATGAACATCATGGCAGCCAAACACTTCAATGCCGGGCTCCGGGCGATTTTCCTGTCGATCGGCTATCTCGGCTGGTTTGTCGGCCCCTATGTCTTCATCGTGCTTACCGGCTTTGTCATTTTCGTGCTCACGCGCCGGCAATTTTTCTCCGAAGCCCGGGAAGCGCTGCTCGCCGAAGGGCGTTAG